The Chloroflexota bacterium genome includes a region encoding these proteins:
- a CDS encoding DUF5615 family PIN-like protein — MSLKLLLDENIPPRVAMELRQSGYDVVHVGDTGLKGCKDSEVNKS; from the coding sequence ATGAGCCTTAAGCTCCTGCTGGATGAAAATATCCCTCCTCGGGTTGCCATGGAATTACGCCAATCGGGTTATGACGTGGTGCATGTAGGAGACACGGGCTTGAAGGGGTGCAAGGATTCAGAGGTGAACAAATCATGA
- a CDS encoding DUF433 domain-containing protein: MKYQHRIVVDREIVHGKPAIKGTRIPVYVVLNLLAGGMNAQDVLGEYPNLTKEDILACLEYAAELAQEEVGILEVEGIR, encoded by the coding sequence ATGAAGTACCAGCACCGAATTGTCGTAGACCGTGAGATTGTGCATGGTAAGCCGGCCATCAAGGGCACCCGAATTCCCGTCTACGTCGTGCTTAATCTCCTGGCTGGCGGGATGAATGCACAAGACGTACTAGGGGAATACCCCAACCTGACCAAAGAGGATATCCTTGCCTGCCTGGAGTATGCTGCCGAATTGGCGCAGGAAGAGGTGGGGATACTTGAGGTGGAAGGGATTAGATGA
- a CDS encoding mechanosensitive ion channel — MRLFWLALAITLVLGLIGSVVVVVIKVPDMAVAMPIMAAALAVALQKYTASFFGYFVINFSKIYAPGDRIRIGNTKGDVRWVGFIHTTLEEVGEDEKLGGELTGRILHVPNLVILDQPVLNYSKDYSVRQKAITSDYMFDEVRIPITVDSNVNRATELLESILKSQDEVYLNEARQMFQNGYPKFLDEAMSGPRVLIHVEPHQIWIKGKFVAPVRQRNQLKSKILLEFLDHVKASPDVRLA; from the coding sequence ATGAGATTATTCTGGCTGGCATTAGCCATCACGCTGGTCCTGGGTTTAATTGGGTCTGTCGTGGTGGTGGTGATAAAGGTGCCCGACATGGCTGTTGCTATGCCTATCATGGCAGCGGCATTGGCTGTGGCCCTTCAGAAGTACACTGCCAGCTTCTTTGGTTATTTCGTTATCAATTTCTCCAAGATATATGCGCCGGGTGACAGAATCCGGATAGGTAATACTAAAGGCGATGTGCGTTGGGTGGGTTTTATACATACTACCCTGGAGGAGGTGGGGGAAGATGAGAAACTGGGGGGTGAGCTCACCGGCAGGATACTGCATGTTCCAAACCTGGTGATCCTGGACCAACCGGTGCTGAATTATTCCAAGGATTACTCAGTGCGTCAGAAGGCGATTACCTCTGACTATATGTTTGATGAGGTGCGTATTCCCATCACTGTTGACAGCAATGTGAATAGGGCGACTGAACTTCTCGAAAGCATCCTGAAGTCTCAGGATGAGGTATACCTTAACGAGGCTCGCCAGATGTTCCAGAATGGCTATCCCAAGTTCTTAGACGAAGCCATGAGCGGTCCCCGTGTGCTGATACATGTGGAGCCCCATCAAATCTGGATCAAGGGTAAGTTTGTGGCCCCGGTCCGGCAGCGTAACCAGTTGAAAAGTAAGATCCTGTTGGAGTTTCTAGATCACGTCAAAGCTAGCCCTGACGTGAGACTCGCCTAG
- the pyk gene encoding pyruvate kinase: MNLSRRTKIVCTIGPASGSPAKIKRLIQAGMNIARLNFSHGTRKEHAEYIRAIRDTASQLNVPIAILQDLPGPKIRTGKLKEKAVTLREGDDFTLTTRKVDGDKHRVSVNLPGLSENVKPGNIIFLNDGAIKLEVLDKTSTDVRCRVLIGGILEWEKGINVPGVNLRIPPFMEVDLKDLLFGVEHGVDFAALSFVREPEDILRMRRLLKDRGIDIPLIAKIEKWEACQNLDDILAVADGLMVARGDLGIEIPVEKVPLVQKEVIRKCNRVGKPVITATQMLESMVNSPFPTRAEVTDIANSIFDGTDAIMLSGETAIGRYPVEAVKVMTKVALEIEAVLPYGKIMLDKGADLEPQTDDAISYAACHTAHQLGAAAIVAFTMSGSTARRVAKYRPGIPILAATPSPKQKRRLLLSWGVYPYEVPEPATVHELFALGVSLSLKTGTAKRGDLIVITAGIPIGIHGTTNLLKVERVK, from the coding sequence ATGAACCTGAGCCGACGAACTAAGATAGTCTGCACCATCGGGCCAGCCAGTGGTTCGCCTGCCAAAATCAAGAGGCTTATCCAGGCGGGCATGAACATAGCCCGCCTCAACTTCTCCCATGGAACCCGCAAGGAACATGCCGAATATATCCGTGCCATTAGAGACACGGCCTCACAGCTCAATGTTCCGATAGCCATTCTCCAGGACCTGCCCGGTCCAAAGATAAGGACAGGCAAACTCAAGGAGAAAGCGGTTACTCTCAGGGAGGGTGATGATTTCACTCTCACCACCAGAAAGGTTGACGGCGATAAGCACAGGGTGAGTGTAAACCTGCCCGGCCTCTCCGAGAACGTGAAGCCAGGGAATATCATCTTCCTGAACGATGGGGCCATAAAGCTGGAGGTACTGGATAAGACTTCAACGGACGTGAGGTGCCGCGTCCTTATTGGAGGCATCCTGGAATGGGAGAAGGGCATCAATGTACCTGGAGTGAACCTGAGAATACCCCCTTTCATGGAAGTCGATCTCAAAGACCTGCTCTTCGGCGTGGAGCACGGGGTGGACTTTGCCGCCCTTTCCTTTGTTCGAGAGCCGGAGGATATCCTCCGAATGAGAAGGCTCCTGAAGGATAGAGGGATAGACATCCCACTGATTGCCAAGATCGAGAAATGGGAGGCCTGCCAGAACCTCGACGATATACTGGCAGTGGCAGACGGTCTCATGGTGGCACGTGGCGACCTGGGGATCGAGATACCCGTGGAGAAAGTCCCTTTGGTTCAGAAGGAAGTCATCAGGAAGTGCAACCGTGTAGGAAAGCCGGTGATCACCGCCACCCAGATGCTGGAGTCCATGGTGAATTCGCCCTTCCCTACTCGCGCTGAGGTCACCGACATAGCCAACTCCATTTTTGACGGTACCGATGCCATCATGCTCTCAGGGGAGACTGCCATAGGCCGCTACCCGGTAGAAGCAGTGAAGGTAATGACAAAAGTCGCTCTAGAGATAGAGGCCGTCCTCCCGTACGGCAAGATCATGCTCGATAAGGGAGCAGACCTCGAACCCCAGACGGATGACGCCATCAGTTATGCTGCGTGTCACACCGCTCATCAACTGGGAGCAGCGGCTATTGTTGCCTTCACCATGTCAGGCAGCACAGCCAGACGCGTAGCCAAGTACCGCCCGGGGATTCCCATTCTGGCAGCTACACCAAGCCCCAAACAGAAAAGGAGACTCCTTCTATCCTGGGGAGTATATCCCTATGAGGTGCCCGAGCCCGCTACTGTGCACGAGCTCTTTGCCCTGGGGGTGAGCTTAAGCCTGAAGACTGGGACCGCCAAGAGAGGGGATCTGATCGTCATTACGGCCGGCATTCCAATAGGCATTCATGGCACCACTAACCTCCTGAAGGTAGAAAGAGTAAAATAG
- a CDS encoding HgcAB-associated protein: MVKDAKEAAFGLPAGGEANCCNVEAVVSVDERGQMVLPKDIRAKAGIKSGDKLAIIAMRQDGRVCCLSLISSHPISSLGGMMHST; the protein is encoded by the coding sequence ATGGTGAAGGATGCGAAAGAAGCAGCCTTCGGGCTTCCGGCAGGCGGGGAAGCGAACTGCTGCAATGTTGAGGCGGTGGTCAGTGTGGATGAGCGGGGGCAGATGGTGCTGCCCAAGGACATTAGGGCTAAGGCCGGCATTAAGTCAGGCGACAAGCTGGCTATCATTGCCATGCGGCAGGATGGCAGGGTGTGCTGCCTTTCTTTGATTTCTTCCCATCCCATATCTTCTTTGGGTGGGATGATGCACTCAACATGA
- a CDS encoding ABC transporter ATP-binding protein, producing the protein MIKVSHLKVQVGNFLLQDVNLDVDSGEYFIVLGPTGAGKTVLLEAIAGLYPLLEGTITINGRDVTRLGPEKRGIVIVYQDQALFPHLSVAENVAFGLKSKRYSRSEIATRITDIAEVLGVADLLRRRPATLSGGEKQKVALARALVTEPDALLLDEPLSALDPQTKERMQRELMEIHRRLGVSVIHVTHDFEEAITLGDRVAVVNQGEIVQVGTPGDILRRPKSEFVANFALSQNVFSGEAKDDHGNNVTVDIGGVQVVVMTALRGMVHVSVRPEDIFISGTPLGSIEQNTFDGVITDVVDRGAVIYVRVNVPPDFVCLATRQSFGELNLSKGERVWIAFKTAAAHVF; encoded by the coding sequence ATGATTAAGGTCAGCCACCTGAAGGTTCAGGTAGGCAACTTCCTTCTTCAGGATGTCAATCTCGATGTTGATTCGGGCGAGTACTTTATTGTCCTGGGGCCTACCGGTGCAGGAAAGACTGTGCTTCTGGAAGCCATAGCCGGACTTTATCCCCTTCTTGAGGGAACAATCACGATTAATGGCAGGGATGTTACCAGGCTTGGGCCCGAGAAGAGGGGTATTGTCATTGTCTATCAGGATCAAGCCCTTTTCCCACACCTTTCAGTGGCGGAGAATGTAGCATTTGGGCTCAAATCAAAGAGGTATTCCAGGAGCGAGATAGCAACCAGGATAACTGATATTGCTGAGGTGCTCGGCGTTGCTGATTTGTTGCGAAGAAGGCCAGCTACTCTGAGCGGGGGAGAGAAACAAAAAGTGGCCTTGGCTCGTGCGTTGGTCACCGAGCCTGATGCGCTCTTGCTCGATGAGCCACTGAGTGCTCTGGACCCACAGACGAAGGAGAGAATGCAACGGGAGTTGATGGAGATTCATCGGCGATTGGGTGTCAGCGTGATCCATGTTACCCATGACTTCGAGGAGGCCATAACCCTGGGGGACCGGGTTGCTGTGGTGAACCAGGGTGAAATAGTCCAGGTGGGGACGCCTGGGGATATCCTGCGTCGCCCGAAGTCGGAGTTCGTGGCTAATTTTGCCCTGTCGCAGAATGTCTTCTCTGGTGAAGCCAAGGATGATCATGGTAACAATGTCACAGTTGACATTGGTGGTGTGCAGGTTGTGGTAATGACGGCGTTGCGAGGAATGGTCCACGTTTCGGTCCGCCCGGAGGACATCTTTATCTCCGGGACACCTCTTGGGTCCATTGAGCAGAATACCTTTGATGGTGTTATCACCGACGTCGTGGATAGAGGGGCGGTGATCTATGTCAGGGTCAATGTACCTCCGGATTTCGTTTGCCTTGCTACTCGACAGTCATTCGGAGAACTGAACTTATCAAAAGGGGAGAGAGTGTGGATCGCCTTCAAGACTGCGGCGGCACACGTTTTCTAG
- a CDS encoding TOBE domain-containing protein codes for MKLSARNVLKGKVKSVKPGVVNAEVTLQLPGKIELVAVITKESAKNLQLKRGKEVYAVIKASSVMIAID; via the coding sequence ATGAAACTGAGTGCTCGCAACGTTCTGAAAGGCAAGGTCAAGTCAGTCAAGCCGGGAGTGGTAAATGCGGAAGTCACCCTGCAATTGCCTGGCAAGATTGAACTGGTGGCAGTCATCACCAAGGAATCTGCCAAGAACCTGCAACTGAAGAGGGGCAAGGAGGTCTACGCCGTCATCAAAGCCTCCAGCGTGATGATTGCCATCGACTAG